Proteins encoded together in one Impatiens glandulifera chromosome 1, dImpGla2.1, whole genome shotgun sequence window:
- the LOC124913092 gene encoding uncharacterized protein LOC124913092, whose translation MYLDHQSSICSSYDQHHDHDQYPSAISNGRWNYENNEELDLSMVSDASSMPNPYYYSLQEENEDQDCCRFNSCEKSSRNQPKKDIIKRMKMKDKMFYNNNYQSLDDTASSHPISHNLSIHEHEAIYSSNNASSELYSMESNARKQTFKGKSSTSVKKSYSRSSLK comes from the exons ATGTACTTAGATCATCAATCTTCAATCTGTTCTTCATATGATCAacatcatgatcatgatcaataCCCATCAGCAATTAGTAATGGAAGATGGAATTATGAAAACAATGAAGAATTGGATCTGTCCATGGTTTCTGATGCTTCATCAATGCCTAATCCTTATTATTATAGTCTCCAAGAGGAGAATGAAGATCAAGATTGTTGCAGATTCAACTCATGTGAGAAATCTTCAAGAAATCAACCAAAGAAAGATATCATCAAGAGGATGAAGATGAAAGATAAgatgttttataataataattatcaatcTCTTGATGATACTGCAAGTTCCCATCCAATTAGCCATAATCTTTCAATTCATGAG cATGAAGCTATATACAGCAgtaacaatgcttcatctgaaTTATATTCCATGGAATCAAATGCAAGAAAACAGACTTTTAAG GGAAAATCATCAACATCTGTGAAGAAAAGTTACTCCAGGTCCTCTCTCAAATGA
- the LOC124920044 gene encoding histone-lysine N-methyltransferase, H3 lysine-79 specific-like has protein sequence MNLATKEIDRKTVRSLPANYVSLVQLQEKWMNKQKQKQREKEEQEELILKQREKEEQEELILKQKVEEQKRNQEVEERNRKQDEEQMKKRLGKDVKASENRYNRAKKDRRRNIPSSHHWNQGNVSGTAFRVVRPPHPETDFKFASSLVEDVGLKLGQPNQRKGKEIYTAHRWNENPILEDCRKGNIKQSPAEGKVDKTIDTFQNGREGVKRGIGGNSNARNANNLEPVLEQLTMAVKEDLKISPNPVGNDELAFSHPNQRKGKEIYRENRRNGNPRLENCSKGNKKMFQGEYKDDKTIASVAPQTFENGSESEHEIGRNSNVRNVDMEVKEVLKISTSKIGHSKMWKEKKIYTQKHKNGNLISDDEHNGNQKQSRTEGQAEKMIASVAPETFEIEREGVAREVGRNYNVGIVVDPPPPKAIPQRFQNLSLKGNGSRFFNRSKHEEPKGSKLVWVRKEDISSKR, from the exons ATGAATCTTGCAACTAAAGAAATCGATCG GAAAACTGTCCGTTCGTTACCAGCTAACTACGTCTCGTTAGTGCAGCTTCAAGAGAAATGGATGAACAAGCAGAAGCAGAagcagagagagaaagaggagcAAGAAGAACTAATTCTAAAGCAGCGAGAGAAAGAGGAGCAAGAAGAACTAATTCTAAAGCAGAAAGTAGAAGAACAAAAACGCAACCAGGAAGTAGAAGAACGAAACCGAAAGCAGGATGAAGAACAAATGAAGAAGAGACTGGGGAAAGATGTGAAAGCATCAGAGAATCGGTACAACCGAGCTAAGAAAGATAGGAGGAGGAATATTCCGTCGTCGCATCATTGGAATCAAGGAAACGTGTCTGGGACAGCTTTTCGAGTGGTCCGCCCTCCCCATCCTGAGACGGATTTCAAGTTTGCATCCAGCTTGGTTGAGGATGTTGGGCTAAAACTTGGCCAACCAAATCAGAGGAAAGGGAAGGAGATATATACAGCGCATCGATGGAATGAAAACCCTATATTGGAGGATTGTCGCAAAGGAAACATCAAACAATCTCCAGCAGAAGGTAAGGTTGACAAAACGATCGATACATTTCAAAATGGAAGGGAAGGTGTTAAACGTGGAATTGGTGGAAATTCTAATGCCAGAAATGCTAACAATTTGGAGCCGGTGCTGGAGCAGCTGACAATGGCAGTGAAAGAGGATTTGAAGATCTCACCCAACCCAGTTGGGAATGATGAGCTAGCATTTAGCCATCCAAATCAGAGAAAAGGGAAGGAGATATATCGAGAGAATAGAAGAAATGGAAACCCTAGATTGGAGAATTGTAGCAAaggaaacaaaaaaatgtttcaagGAGAATATAAGGATGACAAAACGATTGCCTCTGTTGCTCCCCAGACATTTGAAAATGGGAGTGAAAGTGAACATGAAATTGGTCGAAATTCAAATGTTAGAAATGTTGACATGGAGGTAAAAGAGGTTTTGAAGATCTCAACCTCAAAAATTGGCCATTCAAAGATGtggaaagagaagaagatataTACTCAGAAACACAAAAATGGAAACCTTATATCAGATGATGAGCACAATGGAAACCAAAAACAGTCTCGAACCGAAGGCCAGGCTGAGAAGATGATTGCCTCAGTTGCTCCTGAGACATTTGAAATTGAAAGGGAAGGTGTTGCACGTGAAGTTGGTCGAAATTATAATGTCGGCATTGTGGTTGATCCTCCTCCTCCTAAAGCTATTCCACAAAGATTTCAGAATTTGTCATTGAAGGGCAATGGCAGTAGGTTTTTCAACAGGTCTAAGCATGAAGAGCCCAAGGGGAGTAAACTGGTATGGGTTAGAAAAGAAGATATCAGCTCAAAACGTTGA